In the genome of Juglans microcarpa x Juglans regia isolate MS1-56 chromosome 6S, Jm3101_v1.0, whole genome shotgun sequence, the window GAAAGTggaagaagggggggggggagagagaagagggatTCGAAATCCTAAGGGCCACACGCCACACACACTTGCACTTGTGTGAGTTCCTAAAAGGTGCAATCATTAGGGGCACCTAGGAAATGTGCAAAATCAAAGGCACAATATTCTAAGGGACTATAAGGATTCAGCCAAAGGAGGAAAACAACAATCTTTTGCCACTTGTTGAAAGCATGAGAGTTCCAAGGAGTTGGCATGGGAGATAGCGCACGGGGATGCTCAAAGGGCAGAGGCACAACCCACGAAGACTAGGATTTCAGCCAAGGGGATGCAATTTTCCATGTGTCACACATGCATTCAGGATGGGGATTCTAGAAGGAACCAATGATGATAAATGGAAGAGACACCTTGGGACAAGGTAAAACCAAGTACCTAGATTCGGCCACCCACACACGCACCCCACACTTACACGCCACGTCATTTGCCAAGGGAATCAACACCCACACGCCACCCAAGCCTAGAGAAAAGAAATGGTAACCTAGGGAACCCACATGTATATTCCACTCAAGTCTAGGGAAAAGGGGGAGGCTTTGTGGGAAATGAGAAGTTCGGCCAACCCCACACACACGCACCACTTTCCAAGTAACAAGCATGCACACGCTTATCCTCCCAAGAATGATTGAGGGTTTGTGTTTTGACCTTTCTGTCATTGAATATGTTGAACCTAGACATATGAGGAAGGATACATTTGGAAGCTAGGGTTTTGGATGGAGGGGTTGACGCCACTTGTCTATGAGGCTTTTGGTTTTCCCAACACAGCTCAATTatgaggaagatgaagggaTTTTTTGCCATGGTGCCACATAGCACACATGCACGAGCCTTTTGCTTTTCCAAGGAAGAAGGAGATGTCTATAAAATGGGAGGAGCCAACAGGTGAAGAGTCTTTTTAGACAATTTAGGATTCGCACTCTTGTGTCATTTCTCCTCCCACATGGCTACACCATTCTCTcacattttctcatcatctctctccaGCCAAACACCATACACGCACCCTCCACCTTCATCCAACCAATCTTACAAGTAAAGAAGGAAGTGGTGACTCAGTCCAAGAGGAAGGACACGCAAGGTAAGAGTCATACGCCCATCctcatccacacacacacacacacagctaTTTTGAGTGAAAAAGGTGATCCATGCCTTCTTTTGTACATAGACACTAGGGATAGGGCTAGGGTTTCTTCTCAAAGGAAGAACCAATCCACCCTTAGCACTACGCATGTGAGCATGAGTTTTTGGAAGAGGAGAAGGCAATGGTCACCCTCTTGAGTTTGAATTAGGATCTTTTTTCTCTGTAGAGTTTGGCCATATGTTTGAAGTCCGAGTGCATAAGGAACCTATCTAGCCATAAAAATGAATTCATGAGCCATGAGGGAGTAAACCCTAGACACACCAGACTCACACATGCATCCACTCAAGTTACGATTTTTCATGTGTCCTCGTCTAATGTGTTTAATGTATTTTCAGCTTGCTATTTGTTAACTGATcatattttttgtaagtaaactatCAACCTACTTTGGATAATATTTGTATAAGTTGTGTGAATGTTTCATTTCTTATTGCTATCATATATACTCTTTGTTTGATGATAATCTTTTATTGTAATCAGATTCACATGATCATCTTGCCATGCTTAATTGTTTATGATGTTCTCGGACTCTCATGGTTCAAGTTGTtaattataacatatttttataaatctaaatgaTTCGACCATGTCTATCTGTTTGTGCTTGAGTTTAAACATTGTTCTTCCTTTGTGGTGTATGTGTTGAGTGCTTTGCCTAAGTTGTGAACTAAGTgttcaaatgttataatattttcaagccataaCCTGAGATGTTCAAAGTTTGATTACATGATTACATAAATCACGACATTCACATGTTCATATGGtccatgaaaagaaaagtgttacaagtctcatgtcacatacATTTGGGTTACAAATTGTTTTCGTAGTgaaatgtcctagtggaactcatttGTCCACTCTGAAGTGTTTAGAATAGAATGGTAGCTCCTGAGTTGACAAAAACCCATCGACAGACCTTGAATGGATCCTTGTGAAATGGATACCGGAACGAGGTAGCACCGAAAACTAGGTGCAACACATTGAAAATACGGTGAAGGCAAAATATGTGAACTGCCACATAAGTTAAAGATTATGACATAGTCACCATGATCAAGTGGGCCGTAGGATGATGCGGTAACAAGTAGGAAACCAACGGTGCATGGGGGAGCCGTGAGCTATCCAACTATATGTATAAGGAATGAGTAAGGTAATGAGCTTAAAGATATGTTATATGTATAatgatcaaaatgaaaatatggaaaacaatgttttattttttaaaggtcAAAGTTGCATAAGTCAAATTTTATGTCAAGTGCATGTCCATACATTCATTTCATGATTTGACTTTATATGCCTAGGTTATTTGTTGTATGTTGTGTGTTTACTTATCGAGATTtttcgaaatctcattgtggtaattttcactaccattcccagTCCGAAATGGTAGATGTTGTTATAAGACAAGAAGTGACCAACTATGGGAAGTGCAAGAGGCCAGCACCCCGGATAGTCTAGGAAGCCTTGAAGAGCCCTGAGAGCTCGTCGGACCCATCCATAGTGGAAAGGCTTGAAGCTGCCGACCAGTTTATTACAGAAGTGGTGCAGCTTTTTGAGGACCTCAAGAGGATACTGAACAAGGACAAGGCAGAATAAGGATGGTCTTGTAGGGTTGTTTTTTTAGAGGGACCTCAGAACTTGtagtaaaaaatgaaaaagaagatttATGGTTTAATTTGGAGGTCCCTTTGTTTTGGGAGATTTCaaaacagtttctattttgAGAGTAACTTAAACAAATGAAATCATTTTAGGATAAATAGCTTATGGTAccatgttatttgtttaaattgcTTTAAATTTTACTTAGATTTACATGAATATTTCTGCTACGATTTATTACATACTGCTAGAATATAATAGATGCATTGCATCTTCTCTGTCATGTACGAAGGTATGTAGCCTTGAATAACATGTCTCGATACTTCAGTCACTatccaatcccaagcgaggGCTAGGGGCATCACATCTTGGCATGATCTTGGTTTGatcttttatgatttaaagttaACCTATTAACATGCAAGTTGGATTTAAATTTGTTGCATATTAAGAGTTTTTAGTAAGACTTTTGCATGATATAAGAATGTTGGAAAATGGAGGTgtaaaaacagtttctattttgTTAGGGAATCATGCTCCTTTGGTCTTGGTACTCACATATATTGTTCTTAAGACTTTGATCTATGTGTCATGcagttattttgaagatttatggTTGTGATCTTAAGGAAATAAATTGTTACGCACGCAATAGTTCGGATATGGCTAGAATTGAAACTTTCAGGTTGCTTGAGGTTTTTATGAAcaacatgcatttttattctttaaggTTTAGTTGTTGAATATTTTCAGATTTGGAGTGTGTGATCTAAGTCAAGAATACACGGTACTCGGCTAAGAAATAAACTTGAGGTTCACGGGTTTGTTTTACGTTTTTATGGACTTTTACTATGTGATCTTAGGTTTAATTATTAGAGCATGTTTAGAATTTGAATATGaggtatatgattttatttcttgagaatttatttcatgaaaaattcGGATTTAGTGGTTTGATCTAAAATCAAAGCATATGGTACTCGATTTTGAAGTTAGTTTGCAAGCCGATTTTGTTGAGTGATGTTTTGTGGTCTTTGATTTTTTGTTCAAGTATGTTATTTCTTATGTTtggttgttattttttatgtttgatttattAACATGTTAAGAGTGTatttatggacttttggagtccttggagttgatTTGTAAAGTGTTTAATCAAGAACATCAAGGATTTGATCTTTTTGACCAAAACTTGGTGTTTTGACATGTTTACTGATATAAggagtttatgatttttatggaataaatattttgaggtcttagcatgattttagaacctaggatatgatttttggaAGTTGGTGAAATTGGTTTAAGCAAGCATGAAAGTGTGTTTGAAGGTCAAGTATGCACAACAAGTGTTGATTTTTGCCCTAGAGTGGTTCAACCATAGTGAAATTCTTCTAgttgtaatttgttttaaatttttctattttgatatttggatttatgACAAAACTTATAGGAATTTTGGTAGGATTGGAGTTAGTatgcaaaatccttattttttagggcaaaattgtaatttcCCACATATAAATGGGTGACTTTACAATTTAGTCCTAAGTTAGTGAGTCTTTATATTTGTATGATCTttagtgagatattctaacctttggaaatatctcattttagttAATACTTTTTCACGCTATGATTTACATTTGGCTACAATCACAAAAAGTTAGCCTCTTACTCTCAAGATATTTGTGTATGTATGGTGGTAAGAAACCATCATTCATGTCGAttaggttttatatatatatgttaagttatgttatgccatgttttattttcaagtacaaaattatctgttacatgttatattaCGTCATGCCATGTTTTATCTTTTCAagtacataattatattttacatgttgTATCATGAAATGCCATGTTTAACCTTTGCATGCCATGTTGTTAGTCATACTTACATTTCACATCATGTAATGTCATGTCGTTtgtcatttcattccatgccacgTCATGTCACGAGTATGGAGTTCGccacaaaaaacaatattttcaagTAAGTTGAGCATTTTATGTTTATCACGACCTCAAGTGCTAGGATGAGGCATTATTCTAGTAGAACTCATTTGTTCACGCTGGAATGCTTAAACTAGTGTGAAATTTCCTGGGTTGATAAGGTAAAGACCAACAGATTTCGAATGAGACCTAAATAATTGGTTTCCTAAGTGAAGTCAGCACCAAAGCCAGTGGTGCCAATCGCagttcaatttcatgttatacgtaCTTGTACAGGTGCAGATACCTGTCATGGGATGCATACATTATGTACTCACAGTAGGTGCAGTACCTCTAAAGTGATGCGTATATTAACGTACTAAATAGGTGATGTAGATACCTGTGATGTTATGTAGTATCGGCAGGGGTACACGGCTCAGGGACTTGTGTAACATATCCTCATTTCAGTTTAATTAATCAGTTTAATTATTACACAAGATTCCAAGCTTATGTTCATTTCACGTTCAGTTTCAGTTCACGTCATGTTTATTTCACGTTCAGTTCAGTTTCAAGTCAGTTCAGTCAATGTCTATTTTTAGTCCATGCTAGTTTTCAAAATTCTGTTAgcacatgtcatgttattttcCAAGTCATGTCACATCCACTCATGTTCACGTCAGCATTCATGTCTTTTtaatgtcatgcatgcatctgtaTACTGCTAATTTAagtttgttgttgattttttgagatatgtaatcaaatctcacttggttGTCCCCACTACCTCCCTGGAATGATAGATGATGTATTAGGATTTGGAAAACCCACACATGGGAGATTGGACGAGGACGAATAGAACGTTGTGTCTTAAGTACGGTTTGTTTATCTCAAAACTAGTATTTCCACGTCAATGAAGTCTGTTTATATTTATTACGATCCTAAATGCTAGGATGGTGTAATATcttagtgaaactcctttgttcacgctggagtgtctaaattagTGTAAAATCCCCTGGGTTGAGAAAGTAAAGTTCAACGAGCTTTGAATAGGGCCTAATTAACTTGTCACCGGAGCGAAGAAGGGCACTAACTCCGATGGTGCCccatacattttaattttatttttatacgtACTCGTGCAAGCGTAGATACCTGTCATGGGATACGTATAGTATGTGTGCCCATAGCAGGTGCAGGTACCTGTGAACTAGTAGGTATAGTACGTGTGTCCATAACAAGTATAGATATTTGTGAACTGGCACGTACAATAtgtgtgtccacaacaagtgCAGATACTTGTGAACTGGCACGTATCTTAACACATTCACAGCTGATACAGatacatgtgttgtgatgcgatAATCGGTAGGGACACATGACTTAAGAGGACCCGTGTCGCACCCGcatttcacttttattaatcacatttatttattgaacaacattccaagttcatgtatttcacattcatACTCATGTTATTTAACGTTCggttcaagttcaattcatgttcatTTCACGTTCAACTTTATGTCATGTTTAAGTTCACGTCAGTTCAATTCTTCTCATgtcagttcatgtcatgtcgCGTTTCAAGTTTAGTCCTTGCTCTGCTTAAGTCATTTCAGCTCATGCCCTGTTAAATGTCAAGTTAAGTCATACTTATTTATGAATATCAttgtgcattcatgcctttattgCCATATCTGCATTTGTAAACTGTACGttaatttatctattaatttgctgaaatttgtaattaaatatcaCAATGATAGTCCTAACTACCATTCTCTCCCGAATGATAGCTTGTGTGCCAGGATCAGGAGGCGCTTCAGAAGATGGTTGATTGGAAATAGTCGATTAAACAGCGACGGCACGATGCGAAGCTCATCGTTTCGATATTCAAATTTATACATAGTAATATGGCATCCTTGACTGAGTTGTCCGAACTACTCGATGGATTAGCCTAGCAGATATTTTAGTTTCTGCCTATAATTATGGACTCGTCCTCCCATGCTTTTGAGATTACAATCTTTTGAGATTCGTATTGTAATCATGGATGTTATCCTTTCAGTATGTACGGgtcatattttaagtatttaggaTATTATTTGTTTAGTAGAtagcattactaaaaaaaaattatccgttgcgaatattgcatattgctatatacatgttaggaacattgcatctttatctatcatgaacgggataagtaaccttgtgtttcatgtcccgacacttcagATGTTCGTCTGATCTTAAGCGGAATCTAGGGTGTCACAACTTTGATTATTGGAGAATTGTATTTAGTAGATTTGTTTTGTTCTGTTGACTTGGGTTATTAGGATGTTTTGAGACTTTGTGATGTCTTAGATTAATTATATTGGAGTAGTTGATGTGAAACAATGAGTATATGTTTGATAGAGAGTTTTGGAGTATATATACTGTGGTTGGAAGACGATTTTAAGATATAAGAACTAACTCACTAGACCTCCGGGTATGAGGCGTTACAGTTAGTATCAGAGCCAAGTTTGAGATTCTACATAtcttaaaaatgattttgatgagaGTTAAGGTTTCAAATTCCGCAGGCTTtatgaaatgagattttggaaatcTAAAGTTTTGGATACTGCAGACTTTAcgattgattttgatgagagTTAAGGgattaattagattttatagATTTTAGTATATGAGTTGGTCGATTGAGGTTGTAGATTTTGCAGACCTTAATAAATGACATTTATGAGATTTATTGTTTTAGATTCCACAAACTTTAAGAAGTGATCTTGATAAGGTTTGAGGTTTggattatgtagtttttaagaaataattcatTTGATATTTAAGGTTATACATTCTGCGGACTTTAGGAGaactatttttataagattagtGGATTTAGATTCTGCAGACTAAggtttatcaaattaaaagttATAGAAACTAAAAGCTTTGATACGTGATTTTGATTAAGCTTGAGGTTATTGATTATGTAGATTTTAATACCTACGTTTGATTGAATCTTAGGTTATAAATTATGCAGGCCGTAAGCACTATTATTTTTAGACTTGGATATGGGCTATGctgatttttttacaaatgattATTATCGGATCTAAAGATATAGGTATAGCAAACTACTGGaaataatatctttaattatttgatgGTGTATAATGTTATCAACTTAGTTTGAGAGTAGGATTGGGGGACTAGTTTATATCTGAGTCAAGACTTCAGTTGTGATTCCAGCGGACTGTGGCAGTGATTGACATTGATTTTGGTTGCCGCTATAACAAATACTAGTTAGAAATGAGGTGATGGGCATTAAGTCTAGCCTGTCGGGTTGAAAGTTATAGGTGCAATTATTTTTGTTGGGGATGGTTTCGGACTTTCTGGACCACGCTGgttattttagatgaattgcGCGTGGACTCTCGATTGGACAGGTACAGCTTGGATAAAGTTTGGAATCTGAGCATACCTTTGCGATAAAGCtgaacattaatatatatatatatatatatatatatatatgtgtgtgtgtgtgtgtgtcggCACGTGTAGGAGTTGACGAAACGGTTTGAGCCTTCTTCGCCTCCTATGCTTTAGTTTCTGCTACCCTTGATATTCACTCCAAGCGATGTCGGCTTGAGAATATCAAGAGTAGACAGTGAAGGCAACCGCCACCCGCCTTGATATTCACTCTAATTGATGCCGGCCCTTGAAATTAAGTACtagattttatggattttttttttcttcaataaaatatactttttgtaactaattaatatatatatatataatatatattatatatgtagcaCTGACAAATCAAGATTAGTGAACAATAGTGCACTGTCTTCTGCATGATAAATCTACTCCACACTTGAATTAGAGATCAATCTGATGATCATCGAGTCACGAGTCATGATACTACTGGGATCTCGAAGATGACGAAGAACTTGAAGAAACAGTAGTTTGGGTACCCAAATGATCAGTAGTACTTGAAGAAACATTAGTACCGAAATTCTCAACTTTGTCGTCCGATGAGGCCTCTTTAATAACCCTGTCATTGTTTTTCATACCACCAATTCCTTTCTTCGAAAATATACGACAGAGAACCCAATTTTCCACTTGATCTAAACTATTAGGATTCTGCAAGAAATTAAACCCAATTTTATTAGTTTGGCATGCGCCACAaacatgtacgtacgtacgtgacGAGAGATCAGAATATTTTAAGTACTGCATGCAGCTACAGTATTAATTATTGGTCTGAATTAGAAGTAATATTATTACTCACTTGGGTATTTGACTTGTCATATTGTAGCTGCTGATCTTCATGTGATAAAATGCAAGCTGTAGTTCCTGCATCGACAAGACGGTattcatgcataatccaatCACTTTTAAATCCTTGGGAAGGCTTCCCTCTGTAGAAAACCAGTGTCTTTTTCATCCCCATTACACTATCCCTTTTACAAGACACGATTTTTTTGTCGGAGCCGGTTGCCTTCCAATAACCAGAGTTAGTTGTTCTTTTGGTTCGGTTCGAGTTTTGATACTTTGCTTCCTTGTGGCTGAAAAAGTACATCTCTTGCTCCAAAGTACCACCTACgtatgcatattatatatacatatatatatatatatatatatattatactgatcagtaaagttaaaattatcgtgcatgcatgttggtgtGCCACTTTTATTTTagcaattaagaaaatgatcagCTGAAGCAACCATTAAATTAAAgtttatgaaaaagaagaaggaagaaaggggAAATGGTGCTGCATGCACTGCTAGCTGCTACGACTAAGTTGGCCAGGTCAATGTAGAAAATAATCAGCTACGGTCGTGATGCTTTCGCTGCTAGAACTATAGATGTATTCCAGGAGGCCGCGCACAGTGAGAGGGACTCCAGGTTACCTTACGAATGAATGCAGTTAAGTGAATTATCATTTCTAAAATGCTAGTTTTTATTGGTGCTTAACGGGTTTGACGTTTGAAgttaaatgcatgcatgcttatgAATCAACAGCAGTAATAGCTGAGAGATTAAAGATTATCAAAactgatattaatatatatatatatatagtgagagagagagagagagagagagacagagagagagcatatatatatgcgcaGTTGGGTTTATGAAGAAGAATTACCAGGCAAATCCCAAGGATCGTACTCCCAGACTTTGATGTGATCAGGAATGATTGAGGCAGGCAAGAGGCATGAGAAGACCTTGCTTTTTAAGTAATGGAAGACCAGCTCTTCGTCTGTCGGCTGGAACCGGAAACCAGGAGGCAGTCTGGCTACGCCATTCCGAGCAAACTTCAACTCGTCCATGGATATTAAATAAAACGGCGTCTTCTAATTTACTTCAATTCTTAAGTCCTACGTACTGCATGCTAAcccatttttagattttatagtaGTACTCGGCCATCATGAGGGAAacagatgcatgcatgcgttGTAGAACtagaaaagagagagggttCCTTCTTATGAAAAAAAGTGGGCAATGCAGGAGATAAAAGTTGGGACAATCGCATGCACTATACTACATAATTTTCTAGATCTTTTTATGTGAAGTTGGCCGGCCGTCATTCATTTGGGcgtttttcttttgaaagtaaGCATTAGCTTTGAGTTAAGAATGGATGGGTGAGTCATAAAGGTTAGTTTGCGCCGCATAATTTCAACCCCACGATCAAGCAAGCGTTTTACAGACCATACTTTCTTCCTTATTGCCGAACTCTTAGAAACCGGTGACTCATTCTTACATCGGTACTTTCCTTCGTTGTGAAGATGTTTCTTGATCTATATCTTTTCCATGTAACcgactctttttctttttcaagcaaatcgtatatatatattaatattgggAAAAGGGATGTAGTGAGGCCCAACAAAAACtcctttacaattatttttagaaaccaaatgaaaaaaatagagaaaaatgaatgCTACGTTTCTGGGTTTCCTTAGCagatcaaatataaaaaaggaaGCCCTAATATAGAAAGGGCCGCTACAAGGGAAGTTAATTCAATAgtccaaaatattatgaactACATTGTTTTGATTTGCGCAATTGATGCGCGATCTATAAAGGCAGGCCGGGTGCTTTTGTAGGTTAATTTAGATATCTCATTCGATAGATCCCCACTCTTTTGCTTGATTGAAGGcacgaaaataaaaaaaataaaaaaaacaataaaaatgcaGATCCTATAAACCAGGGAAGGTGTGACTAAAGAGAAGGGCATGAACTGATACATGCCTTCCTTCCCATAAGATAAGGAGAACtaagggatgtttggaaacattAATTTCGATTTTATcgcatttcatctcatcttatcttattacattttctttccaaacatcattcaaatacaaccaatttcaaactaatcattaaaattttttcaaacttccaaacaaaaaataaaaagtaattcaaatttcaatacaaaaataatattaaaaaaatatattctaacaatattttaactttataataattttttattcaactttttctctctcatttctcaaaagccaataaatatttacaaaaactctaTGTGCAGTCATTTTTGCGTACTCCATTAATGTGATTGGTTGtgccacattttttaatataaaataactgattTGGCTAATCACATCAATGGAGTGCGCAAGGAGTATGCAAAAGTAAATGTATGTAGCAGAActcaaatatttaactcaaactagCTCACTACTAGTCACaaatcatcttactactatttacgaaattatcatctcatctcattccccaagcattCCCTTAAGCTAGGTACTTAGAGAAGCTTTTTGTGCTCATAGTAGAAAATTAAGTTGAGAAGGAGATTTTTGCGAGAATCCATTTTGACATGGTCATCTCCACTGATAACCATTTTATATGGCGTGATCATTACTCAATTGCTACTGCATCGACGAATAGTGCCCAAGCTGAGGAGTGGTTGGCCAAGCAGATAAGCCCATTCGACATGACTTCCCAAAGGCGCAGCTATCCTTAAACAGTTGAAGGTGCGTGCTCAGTGTGAGGCTGTACCTACACCAAATCTTGTGACACTAACCCAGATTAAGGCTGGTGTTGCTCCTTATAGCTAGAGAACTAGTAGAGAGCCGCTAGTTGGCACTACAGGGGACGCATGCCTTG includes:
- the LOC121236499 gene encoding NAC domain-containing protein 83-like yields the protein MDELKFARNGVARLPPGFRFQPTDEELVFHYLKSKVFSCLLPASIIPDHIKVWEYDPWDLPGGTLEQEMYFFSHKEAKYQNSNRTKRTTNSGYWKATGSDKKIVSCKRDSVMGMKKTLVFYRGKPSQGFKSDWIMHEYRLVDAGTTACILSHEDQQLQYDKSNTQNPNSLDQVENWVLCRIFSKKGIGGMKNNDRVIKEASSDDKVENFGTNVSSSTTDHLGTQTTVSSSSSSSSRSQ